A portion of the Drosophila sechellia strain sech25 chromosome 2R, ASM438219v1, whole genome shotgun sequence genome contains these proteins:
- the LOC6607952 gene encoding LOW QUALITY PROTEIN: cytochrome P450 9b1 (The sequence of the model RefSeq protein was modified relative to this genomic sequence to represent the inferred CDS: substituted 1 base at 1 genomic stop codon), translated as MAFVEICLVLAIIGLLLFKWSTGTFKAFKDRNLYFEKPHPFVGNMGALALQKAXFQKQTSEFYNRTRHRKLVGLFNLRTPMIQINDPQLIKKICAKDFDHFPNHQTLSIPNERLVNDMLNVMRDQHWRNMRSVLTPVFTAAKMRNMFTLMKQRFAECLEHLKSSQPFAAGENGFELDMKVLCNKLSNDVIATTAFGIKVNSFDDPGNEFHTIGKTLAFSRGLPFLKFMMCLLAPKVFNFFKLTIFHSTNVEYFVRLVVEAMQYREKHNITRPDMIQLLMEAKNESEDNWTDDEIVAQCFIFFFAAFENNSNLIYTTTYELLRNPDIQERLYEEVQDTHEALKGAPLTYDAVQKMTYMNMVISESLRKWTLSAAADRLCSKDYTLTDDEGIKLFEFKAGDNISIPICGLHWDERFFPQPQRFDPERFSERRKKDLIPYTYLPFGVGPRSCIGNGYALMQAKGMLYSLILNYKIEASPRTTKDLWESARGFNIIPTTGFWMQLVPRK; from the exons ATGGCTTTTGTGGAAATATGTCTCGTCCTGGCTATCATCGGCTTACTATTGTTCAAGTGGAGTACTGGCACCTTCAAGGCTTTCAAAGATCGGAACCTATACTTCGAGAAACCGCACCCATTTGTAGGTAACATGGGTGCATTGGCCTTGCAAAAGGCCTAATTCCAAAAACAAACCTCCGAGTTCTATAATCGCACTCGGCATCG CAAGCTAGTAGGGCTCTTTAATCTACGCACCCCAATGATCCAGATAAACGACCCCCAGCTGATTAAAAAGATATGCGCTAAGGACTTTGACCACTTCCCCAACCACCAGACACTGAGTATCCCGAACGAGCGTCTAGTTAACGACATGCTCAATGTGATGAGGGATCAGCACTGGAGGAACATGAGGAGCGTCCTGACCCCGGTCTTCACGGCGGCCAAGATGCGCAACATGTTCACCCTGATGAAACAGAGGTTCGCGGAATGCCTGGAGCACCTGAAATCCTCCCAGCCTTTTGCTGCAGGTGAAAATGGCTTTGAACTGGACATGAAAGTGCTTTGCAACAAGCTTTCCAACGACGTGATTGCAACTACGGCTTTTGGAATAAAGGTTAACTCATTCGATGACCCAGGGAATGAGTTCCATACGATCGGGAAAACCCTAGCTTTCTCACGGGGTCTACCGTTCCTAAAGTTCATGATGTGCTTACTTGCTCCGAAAGTTTTTAAT TTTTTCAAGCTGACTATCTTTCACTCCACCAATGTTGAGTACTTTGTTCGCCTGGTGGTGGAAGCCATGCAGTACCGCGAGAAGCACAATATCACCAGGCCCGACATGATCCAGCTTCTGATGGAGGCCAAGAATGAGTCTGAGGATAACTGGACGGACGATGAGATCGTGGCCCAGTGCTTCATTTTCTTCTTCGCCGCCTTCGAAAACAACTCCAATCTGATCTACACCACCACCTACGAACTGCTTCGCAATCCCGACATCCAGGAGCGCTTATATGAAGAGGTTCAGGATACCCACGAGGCACTAAAGGGTGCACCTCTCACTTACGACGCCGTGCAGAAGATGACCTACATGAACATGGTCATCTCAGAGTCCCTTCGGAAGTGGACcctttcagcagcagcagaccgGCTCTGCTCCAAGGACTACACGCTCACAGATGATGAAGGGATCAAGCTTTTCGAATTCAAGGCAGGGGATAATATAAGCATTCCCATCTGTGGGTTGCACTGGGATGAGCGCTTCTTTCCGCAACCCCAGAGGTTTGATCCAGAGCGATTCAGCGAAAGGCGAAAAAAAGATTTGATACCCTATACATATTTGCCATTTGGAGTCGGACCCCGCAGCTGCATTG GAAATGGCTATGCTCTGATGCAGGCCAAGGGAATGCTCTACAGTCTAATACTAAATTACAAGATTGAGGCCTCACCGCGAACCACCAAGGATCTGTGGGAATCGGCACGAGGCTTCAATATAATTCCAACGACCGGATTCTGGATGCAGTTGGTGCCACGTAAATAG
- the LOC6607955 gene encoding cytochrome P450 9b2, translating into MALIEICLALVVIGYLVYKWSTATFKTFEERKLYFEKPYPFVGNMASSALQTASFQKQLTEFYERTRQHKLVGFFNMRIPMITINDPELIKKICVKDFDHFPNHQLFISSNERLFNDMLTAMRDQRWKHMRNTLTPVFTAAKMRNMFTLMNESFAECMQHLDGSSKTLPGRKGFEVDMKVLCNKLSNDIIATTAFGLKVNSYDNPKNEFYEIGQSLVFSRGLQFFKFMLSALVPKIFSLLKLSIFDPAKVDYFSRLVVEAMQYREKHNITRPDMIQLLMEAKNESEDNWTDDEIVAQCFIFFFAAFENNSNLICTTTFELLHSPDVQERLYEEIIETKNALNGASLTYDAVQKMTYMDMVISESLRKWTLAAATDRVCSKDYTLTDDDGTKLFDFKVGDRINIPISGLHWDDRYFPEPRKFDPDRFSEERKGDMVPYTYLPFGVGPRNCIGNRYALMQVKGMLFNLLLHYKIEASPRTIKDLWGSARGFNFTPRSGFWMHLVPRK; encoded by the exons ATGGCACTCATCGAAATTTGTCTGGCCCTTGTGGTCATCGGTTATCTCGTCTACAAATGGAGCACAGCCACCTTCAAAACCTTTGAGGAAAGGAAGCTCTACTTCGAGAAGCCATACCCCTTTGTGGGTAATATGGCATCATCGGCCTTGCAGACGGCCTCCTTCCAGAAACAACTCACCGAGTTCTACGAACGCACTCGTCAACA CAAACTGGTGGGCTTCTTCAATATGCGCATTCCTATGATCACGATAAACGACCCGGAGCTGATCAAAAAGATCTGCGTAAAGGACTTTGACCACTTCCCCAACCACCAGCTCTTCATCAGCTCCAATGAGCGCCTGTTCAACGACATGCTCACCGCGATGAGGGACCAGCGGTGGAAGCACATGAGAAACACCCTCACTCCGGTCTTCACGGCGGCCAAGATGCGCAACATGTTCACCCTGATGAACGAGAGCTTCGCGGAGTGCATGCAGCACCTGGACGGCTCATCGAAAACCCTGCCGGGCAGAAAGGGCTTTGAGGTGGACATGAAGGTGCTGTGCAACAAGCTCTCCAACGACATCATCGCCACTACCGCTTTCGGGCTGAAGGTGAACTCGTACGACAACCCGAAAAATGAGTTCTACGAGATCGGACAGTCGCTGGTTTTCTCCCGAGGACTTCAGTTCTTCAAGTTCATGCTGTCCGCCTTGGTGCCAAAGATTTTCAGT CTTCTGAAGCTTTCTATTTTCGACCCCGCCAAGGTTGATTACTTTTCTCGCCTGGTGGTGGAAGCCATGCAGTACCGCGAGAAGCACAATATCACCAGGCCCGACATGATCCAGCTTCTGATGGAGGCCAAGAATGAGTCGGAGGATAACTGGACGGACGATGAGATCGTGGCCCAGTGCTTCATTTTCTTCTTCGCCGCCTTCGAAAACAACTCCAATCTGATCTGCACCACCACCTTCGAACTGCTTCACAGTCCCGACGTCCAGGAGCGTTTGTACGAGGAGATAATCGAGACCAAGAATGCTCTGAACGGTGCATCCCTCACTTACGACGCCGTGCAGAAGATGACCTACATGGACATGGTCATCTCCGAGTCCCTTCGAAAGTGGACTCTGGCCGCCGCCACTGATCGCGTCTGCTCCAAGGACTACACGCTCACCGATGATGATGGCACCAAGCTGTTCGACTTCAAAGTAGGCGACCGGATCAACATTCCCATTAGCGGGTTGCACTGGGATGACCGCTACTTCCCGGAACCCAGGAAGTTTGACCCGGACCGTTTCAGCGAAGAGCGAAAGGGTGACATGGTGCCCTACACCTACTTGCCCTTCGGCGTGGGACCTCGGAACTGCATAG GAAACCGATATGCCTTGATGCAGGTCAAGGGTATGCTCTTTAACCTACTGCTGCATTACAAGATCGAGGCTTCCCCAAGGACCATCAAGGATCTGTGGGGATCGGCGCGTGGATTCAATTTTACTCCTAGGTCCGGATTCTGGATGCACTTGGTGCCGCGAAAATAA